A DNA window from Procambarus clarkii isolate CNS0578487 chromosome 75, FALCON_Pclarkii_2.0, whole genome shotgun sequence contains the following coding sequences:
- the LOC123771833 gene encoding ovarian abundant message protein-like, with the protein MGVTQQGVHERALRLICCIGPLVNEGPLVNEGPLVNEGPLVNDGPLVNEGPLVNEGPLVNEGPLVNEGPLVNEGPLVNEGPLVNEGPLVNEGPLVNEGPLVNEGPLVNEGPLVNEGPLVNEGPLVNEGPLVNEGPLVNEGPLVNEGPLVNEGPLVNEGPLVNEGPLVNEGPLVNDGPLVNEGPLVNEGPLVNEGPLVNEGPLVNEGPLVNEGPLVNEGPLVNEGPL; encoded by the coding sequence TGTTGTATAGGACCATTGGTGAATGAAGGACCACTGGTGAATGAAGGACCACTGGTGAATGAAGGACCACTGGTGAATGACGGACCACTGGTGAATGAAGGACCACTGGTGAATGAAGGACCACTGGTGAATGAAGGACCACTGGTGAATGAAGGACCACTGGTGAATGAAGGACCACTGGTGAATGAAGGACCACTGGTGAATGAAGGACCACTGGTGAATGAAGGACCACTGGTGAATGAAGGACCACTGGTGAATGAAGGACCACTGGTGAATGAAGGACCACTGGTGAATGAAGGACCACTGGTGAATGAAGGACCACTGGTGAATGAAGGACCACTGGTGAATGAAGGACCACTGGTGAATGAAGGACCACTGGTGAATGAAGGACCACTGGTGAATGAAGGACCACTGGTGAATGAAGGACCACTGGTGAATGAAGGACCACTGGTGAATGAAGGACCACTGGTGAATGACGGACCACTGGTGAATGAAGGACCACTGGTGAATGAAGGACCACTGGTGAATGAAGGACCACTGGTGAATGAAGGACCACTGGTGAATGAAGGACCACTGGTGAATGAAGGACCACTGGTGAATGAAGGACCACTGGTGAATGAAGGACCACTATGA